A stretch of Arachis hypogaea cultivar Tifrunner chromosome 15, arahy.Tifrunner.gnm2.J5K5, whole genome shotgun sequence DNA encodes these proteins:
- the LOC112750350 gene encoding probable methyltransferase PMT4, translating into MRSSWFNKLFIKIGSRQPVSRLILCLIILLALIAIFGSSSVGIIDPAPHVPASLIYTNYRRIKEQAAVDYLELRSVLVSAAGNRELNLCSKESENFVPCYNVSVNLLAGFKEGEEFDRHCELLVGTEKCLVRPPKEYKIPLQWPASRDIIWSGNVKITKGQFLSSGSMTKRLMLLEENQIAFRSEDGLIYDGVKDYSRQLAELIGLGSDTEFPQAGVRTILDINCGFGSLGAHFSSLNLMAMCVSGYEVTGSQVQLALERGLPAVIGNFVAKQLPNPLFSYDMVHCAQCDIIWDEKDGMSLIEVDRVLRPGGYFVLTSPTSRPQGSSSLEKKRNMLTTMGDLTQQLCWILLAQQDETFIWQKTADVHCYASRKKHAIPLCKEDDNDQSYYRPLVRCISGTSSKRWIAIQNRTLELSSDELNIHGVEPEEFSEDLQFWRSATNDYWSLLTPLIFSDHPKRPGDEDPLPPFNMIRNVMDMNANYGGLNKALMEEKKAVWVMNVVPTGASNTLPLIIDRGFPGVKHDWCEPFPTYPRTYDLLHANGLLSHLSSERCTMIDLFLEMDRILRPEGWIILTDKLGAIEMARSLASQVRWEARLIDLQNGSDQRLLVCQKPFLKK; encoded by the exons ATGAGAAGCTCCTGGTTCAATAAATTGTTCATAAAAATTGGCTCTAGACAACCAGTGAGCAGGCTAATCCTGTGCCTGATCATTCTGCTCGCGCTGATTGCCATTTTCGGTTCATCTTCTGTGGGCATTATTGATCCAGCACCTCACGTTCCTGCATCTCTCATTTATACTAACTATAGGAGGATTAAAGAACAAGCAGCGGTTGATTATTTGGAGTTAAGATCTGTTTTAGTAAGTGCTGCTGGGAATAGAGAACTAAACCTTTGCAGCAAGGAAAGTGAGAATTTTGTCCCTTGCTATAATGTATCGGTCAATTTGTTAGCGGGGTTTAAAGAAGGTGAGGAGTTTGACAGGCATTGTGAACTTTTGGTTGGCACTGAGAAGTGTTTGGTTCGTCCTCCTAAGGAATATAAGATTCCCTTGCAATGGCCAGCCAGTCGGGATATTATATGGAGTGGAAATGTGAAGATAACCAAAGGCCAATTTCTTTCATCTGGAAGTATGACTAAAAG GTTAATGCTACTAGAGGAGAATCAAATTGCTTTTCGCTCAGAGGATGGACTTATCTATGATGGGGTAAAAGATTACTCCCGCCAACTTGCAGAGCTGATAGGGTTGGGAAGTGACACAGAGTTTCCTCAAGCTGGT GTACGCACCATACTAGACATTAATTGTGGGTTTGGTAGCTTGGGAGCTCATTTCTCATCACTCAACTTAATGGCAATGTGCGTTTCGGGGTATGAAGTGACTGGCAGTCAGGTACAGTTGGCTCTTGAGCGAGGCCTTCCTGCTGTGATTGGGAACTTTGTTGCAAAACAGCTTCCGAATCCATTGTTTTCGTATGACATGGTTCACTGTGCTCAATGTGACATCATTTGGGATGAAAAAG ATGGGATGTCCCTTATAGAAGTTGACCGTGTTCTTAGACCTGGTGGATACTTTGTTTTAACCTCACCTACTAGCCGGCCACAAGGAAGTTCATCACTGGAGAAAAAGAGAAACATGTTAACAACAATGGGAGACCTGACCCAGCAACTTTGTTGGATTCTTCTAGCTCAGCAGGATGAGACATTCATCTGGCAGAAGACTGCTGATGTTCATTGCTATGCATCTCG CAAGAAGCATGCTATTCCGCTATGTAAAGAAGATGATAATGATCAGTCATATTATCGGCCTCTTGTACGATGCATAAGTGGTACCTCTAGCAAGCGTTGGATTGCAATACAGAATAGAACATTGGAATTGAGTTCAGATGAGCTTAACATCCATGGA GTCGAGCCTGAAGAATTTTCCGAAGACTTACAATTTTGGAGATCAGCTACCAACGATTATTGGTCTTTGCTTACACCTCTAATTTTCTCTGACCATCCAAAGAGACCAGGAGATGAAGATCCATTGCCACCATTTAACATGATACGCAATGTAATGGACATGAATGCTAATTATGGTGGTTTGAACAAAGCCCTTATGGAAGAGAAAAAAGCAGTTTGGGTCATGAATGTAGTTCCTACTGGGGCTTCTAATACACTTCCTCTTATAATAGATAGAGGTTTCCCTGGTGTAAAGCATGATTG GTGTGAACCATTCCCAACCTACCCCCGGACATATGATCTGCTTCATGCGAATGGACTGCTCTCTCATCTTTCTTCAGAGAGGTGCACCATGATAGACCTGTTCTTGGAGATGGATAGAATACTGCGTCCAGAG GGATGGATTATTCTTACTGATAAACTTGGAGCTATTGAGATGGCTCGTTCACTTGCATCACAAGTACGTTGGGAGGCGAGGTTAATTGACCTTCAGAATGGCAGCGACCAGAGGCTACTTGTTTGCCAGAAACCATTTCTGAAAAAATGA